CAGTCCGCCCAACTGGATAAATTTAAGGCAACCAATTGGGAGTATCTAAGAATGACATTATAAACGTACTGCTCACTAACATATATAGTCTCCCTATAATAGAGAATTACGATTATCCCAACCTTTCATGTAAAATTGAGTGGACTCTTTTGTCTTGGTTCTAAAAattagatattatttttttcccaaattcACTCTGTTCTTGCTTAATTGATAGTTTTGCTtatagaaaataatttcaagaatGTATTTAGCAAAGCCTTACACTTTCGGCCGCTTCCCTCATGAACTGTTTTGCTTTATCATCCCAGATCGCGGGGACTGTCAAAACCCAACTCACCTCATCGGGTGTCATGTTTCCCTTAATACGGTCTTCAATGACCTTTAAAATGTCATCTTTTAGAAATCTGCAAATGTAAGGTAAGGATGCTGTAGACACATGCGCTTGCTTTGATTTAAACGTTGTATCGATCCAAATGATGAAATTAGTTATGGATTTAAATTGAGACAAAGTTGTACTAGTGTGGAAAACCACATTATATCATTTACAATTACCATTTCAAGCTTCTTAAACTAAGTATAACGATGAAGGTTTTGGCAATTTGTTTGGCATTAAGATAAATggataacaaaattaaatttcatcgacatgtatacatgtagctTACCTTATTGCAGCCGTAAATACAAGCTTTGCATTTAATGTCTTTCCAGTTTCATCTTCAATGTCCATATCTCTTTTAATGTCCTGTCGAAAGACAAGAAATCAGTTTGTACGTACCCAATTAAGGATTGACTGGTACGCGcatgtattcaaatatattctgACTGTAGGATCTCATGTGTGTGCCATGACAGCACGAGAAATAGAACTGATGCAAACATGTATATTAGATTTGATATTTCGTTTTGAAACGAATGATGTTGCATATCTTTAAAACTTTACCGTATTGTACAGCTTCATCTTGAATCTTCTGAAGAAGAACCATTTGTCATGTTCCCCTGCTTCAACTAAACTGTTGTATTTGGATTCAGCGTCGTATCCAAAGGCCGAAAAAGTATCCCCATCTGGTTCGATCAGGACACATGTCGgtgctttaaaatgtaatatattttaacagttgACGAAAGTTTTACCTTTTTGCAGTAACAGTTCGAAAACTTAAAGTTGTTTCCTCTTTAAACTAAACTCCTACATATTCATCTGATATTCTACGGACAGTCAGAGAAGCTAAACCAACAAATACCGTACTTTATGCCGTAAAACTTCCATATACAGATCGTCAACGAAAAATCGTTAAAAAAAGAAAGGTAACCAGAAGTACAAAATATACCCTCTcctacataaatacatacaaccTTGTAATTATATTATACCGAGAATTTATTAATACCGAGATAGGTACAAGGTGAGATATGATCGTAACACTGATAATACGTGGGGTGTATGGGATATACACCCTCAATGTTTTAATACCATTTAGAGGGCGAATTAAAGATACATGTACCTTTCAATGACACCAGCTGGTCACCATACCAACTCTTCGTTGCGACTTTCGTGGGGTCAATGTCAAACTCGTGTTTAAACGAGTAGGCCCATCCTGAGTACGTTGTTCCAAAATCGATTCCAGCGAAAAGAAGTGGTGCCTTAATTTTATGGACATAATTGACAATAAACCTAATAGTTGGTCAAtaataaaaatctttttaaacatCTATTCTTATAAATATgaccatttatataattatatcatattttctaGTAGTTGAAAATGGCCAATATTGGAGGAAACGTATGCATcactatttttaattattatgacaatacattgtattgttaacttataggacaagtttaaaactctttttaaagaaataaacatggaGAAAACGGCTTACCATGGATTTCTTTGCAATACAAAATCAAACTGATTTTCCGTAAACAGCTATTCTCTCTTAACAGCTTCCTCTTTCGTTTTTACCTGTGTACGGTACTTCATATCGGCCTCGTCATCTAGCGATAACCTTTTCGAGTGCTGAGGTTTTAAACCCCCTGCTATTTGTATGAACGATAAAGTTCAAAAGATATGTATGCAGATTAAAGTTCCAAAACTGTTTTGCTTTTGgttgaaaacatattaatatttatatgacaaactacagaaaaataaactcagtagccaaaggtttaaacataaaccccgtttaacgGCACTGGCTAAACACCAaggacaaagaacacaaaaacaaacataaagtagGATAAAAACTGACTTGCAATAAAAAGCCGTTACTAAATCTGTTTGCACCTTGGACctctttcaaaaatacaaattctaaactttgttttgcatttaaagtgGTCTTTGATCATTTTGTTGATGCTTGTTGTAATCATGAACTCTCATTGACtaaattaaacactataaatgAGCATATTAAAATGCTAGACTGCAAATGAAAATTATACTTTGTAACATTAGCTGTCATAATATCACGGCTCTGCGCATTTGCACCAATTTTTTGGACCAAACGGCTAAACAGACGATAGAAACATGACAACCAAACCGTTTTACACTCAGCACGGGCTATATTTCAACACTATAACCGCAGGCTTATAATACATACATCCTTTTGAAAAGTCGAATCGATGGCTATTTTgcttgaaaatgcagaaaatGACATCACATGTCTCATGGGTTTACCTAACGGATATAGATATAATTAAAATCGTACgtaaaatattatcaagaaaGTATTACATAGATCAGGGCCCctaacaattttgatttttctcAGGGTTTATTCTTAACTCATCGCTACAATAGATTATTTTCGACGTAAACAAGGTCTGTATCTGGAACGTGCCAATACCACTTAAGCCATGAACAGCAGTATGAGATCGATTTTGGAATAATATACAGGTCTAGATGAGCGGTTTAGGTAAACATTTCGAATAGTGTTATCTATTGATCTATAGATAGTATTTAGATCACGATGATTTGAAAATTGTGCCACCTAAATGTAAATATCAGTCGCCAGTAGGGGTAACAAAACGGAATAGCGATAGAGTTCAAATATATCCCGAATGACCCAAAATGAAGCGTTTTATTACTGATCCTTAACCGCATCGGTATCCTGAAATGCTTTaagtaaaatatcataatttagcACACTAATTTCTAGTATATTAGTCACTTTATATGCTCAATTAGATTAGCTATGATCGGAATCTGAGGCTGGCATGGTTCATAGTTTTTGGTAAATCTACTGATCGCATTCATAATTACGATAAATTATGAACAACTATGTCACTGTGTCCAAACGTACTATCAACAAGCGAATATGTGGGGGAGAGGGCCTTACGGGCACGATATAAGAACAATTTTTACGTCAATATCGAGGAAAATGaaaaacaccaaaatgaacAATGCAAGACTAATATATTCAGAAGATGTGCGGGTTGGAACACTCGACCCCCTATACCcacatttaaatcatataagtGTTGATCTACGTGATGGTGGTTCTGGTTCACTAAAACGTTTAGTTTTAACAGTTAAGTTTTCAGCTCTGGCCTTTTCACACATTTCACATTTTTGTCACGGGAATTTTTGTTTCAACAGACATGATGACAAGCAATTTCCAAGCACTAGCCTTTTCATTACCAAAGGTATGGCCGCTATGTTACTTTACTATTCCCCCTTACTTACGAAAATGTATGGGAATATTATCTTGAATACAGTCCAAAGGCCGCTTCCGTAGCTCTTGAGTATTGACTCTTTGTCAAACTTTGACCAAATTGACAGTACCCAGCCACTAGCAAACTTGCTCTATTTTGAATCCACTCGTTACTTTATTTGAGAACATTTCATTTACGTTAGTATTAATCCCCCATCGTATGACATATTTGCAGAAAGGACATTTTAACGAGGCACGTCTGCACTGTATCTTACATTCGACATTTCATAAACTCTATTCTCTTTACCATGGACTCATAGCACCATCTTGTCAAACGTCCACTGCAAAACTTTAAGTACTTTGATTGTTGTTTGCAGCCCAGGACGTTTTCACTGTAAAACCGAATTTAACACGCAATGGTGGTTACAACaactaaaaaaataagttattccAGTTAATACAAGTACCTTACACTATTTACAGCTATCCACtttaatacaaactttaaatttttaaactagtTTCGAACATCGActgtagtgttgggaatcggttgcaattttactatcgatgatcggttccactcaagtaatcgattatcgatagtacaatcggtttttaaaatactagatagtacctgagttgtagttttattcaggtacattattaaactcttaatcattatatatgcatataccgtatgtctatgattgaagtttttaagtgttgttgtataaaaaaaagttcatttccttgctcattgtggctttcatcagccatattgttaaagataacatctgaacacttacaacaaatttaattttttattattttttttttgttttcgataatcgattataactaaatactatcgattgtcgccgatttcaggcccaaccaatcgatttttgattataattgatcatcggaacatcactaatCGACTGTCACTATTAATTGAAACTCACGGTCGACCGCGCACAATTTCTTCTATGATAATTGTCAAATATATCCGATCTAGTTCTGTACAGCCTTCATCGAAACTGGTcacatgtcaaaacaaatattctaaATTAGTTTATACTTTCTAAGACATTGAGTGCTTGAAATTAAAAGTCATTCAGCAAATGATGTGCTTAAATATGTAACGGATTCCAATATTTCGTCTTTACTTCTTCAAATGTTTAGCTCAAGAAGTCAGTTTTCATGCGCTGCACGTTGCCGGTAGCGACCTCAGTAGCCTCGACCTCTATTTCAGTACCTCCGTAAATCATCCTAACCTTGACCGCTCGGCCTAGACCACTCCCTCCAATGGCAACATTTAAGGTGTCTGCAAGGTGGCAGCCTTGGTCGGTCGTGTACATTGGATTTGGATCAAGTGTGTAAAGAATGGAAATGGATACCGAGGTTTGACTTGATGTTGGTGCAGTGTAGCATTTTTCCACTTGCGCTTCTCTAAAAGAAAAACTCTGCCCAGCtataatatgtttatcaaaacatttgatGCATCGAACAGCCTCATCTTCGCCTATCACTTTGTAAGCTTCTTTGTGAACATTGTCATTAAAAGTGGTTCTCATATCAACTCCATATGTGTATTTGCTGACTCGCTGGTTAATCAGTTCTGGTTTATGTCCAAATATCACTGCTCCTTTCAAAACTGCAAGGTCTGGATCGTTTGGAACGATGACTTTGTGGCCATCAAACTTTAACTTGATAGCTTTCTGGAGAAGAGGACACTTTGAAAATCCTCCAACCGAAACAATTGCTTCTATGCCACCTATTGTCGACTGCTCAATAAGGTTGGAAACGTGTTGAACTATTGCGTCAACTTGTGTCTTGAACAGGAACGTAACTACACTCATGTTGACTTTGAATTTGTCGCCTTGGACGGAGAcctgaaaacatttttctatatattaaaatgaaagtatatgttatgaaaagaaatatgtttgtcATTATACTCGTGTATAAGCGTTTAAGTGGTTTGGTAATATTCCTCCCGTTGGCTGTTAAAAGGTAAACGCATGCTTAAATAGACTGTTACTTACTTGCAGTTGCATGAATTTGATTATGCAGGTATGTAAGTAGAACAAGAACATGGAATAATACACACAGTACTGCCAAATAAAGATTCCATTATGACTTCAGGAATCTtcttgcccttgatttttttaccAGTTTTGGTAAAGTTGCTGATATTCTGAAAACGACTGGCTTATCACCTTTCAATGGATCGACATTTCGCTTTTTCACTTCAAAGTCGCGAATCATGCATAGGTAATCTTCCATGTTTGACCGCTTGAATTCGTCAATGGACTCCTTTCCTGcttaaacacaatacaaatttaaaaatcgGCATAGGCCATTGTAATTTCGATGTtaggtgtttgttttttcaaaaagcaTCAACGACCACgcaattaacaaaaatatcgatgcATCGTTACCAACTGCAGTTAGCGTTTTGGAACGGCCAGTGataacacaaacacatttaGTCAATCGCTATACATTTGATGAACCTTTTCACGAATACACAACTCTacaaattattcagtttcataggtgagtttgacgccgcccgcccgcccgcccgaacaacgacgttcgtcactctaataaccaggtttcactatgtgaaaacctggttaaaaatagcgATAAATTGTGTATCAACTGCAGTTACCGTTTTAAACGATCAGAGATAACACGAACACATTTAGACTGTACATTTGGTGTATAACCTTTTTACGAATACACAACTCTACAAATGTTGAATTTGGACGAGTTCAAACATTTCTCAACTGCAAACATACTTTTTAGAACAACCATAATCTACCtagtatgtattttaaaaactcACGAACGCCTCGTCAACCTTTGCCCCACCCCAATCTCCCCCACTGGCTTTGTAGATATTCTTCATCGAACCGTTCTCTGCAACCTCTTGTACAGCTATATCAACTGTACCGCCTGAAATTGACAACTCTGTAATATGGGCGCTGGTAATAATGATGATAGGTGATAGAATGTCATTGTAATTCAGTTTTacaaatcaaaagaaaaatcGAACGTTTAAGTATTGTAAAAATCGTGGACATTTTAGACGAGAGGTGTAATACAGGTGTACATAGTCGGCATCGGAAATGTAACGTATATTTATGTAGCATAAGTTTCATTTATGCGTGATTTCCACCTACAACAAATAAGTAACTACTTTCTTTTGTTGAAAAGCGAATGATTAATTTCGTATTCACTCAATATTAGTTTTAGACAATCTAACCCCCTGCATCATCAACTACGACTTTGTTTCCAGTTTTGAAGGAGGAAAGTGAACCCTTACTTCCGCTCCTTTCTGCGGGTAGAAATTGACAGTATATGGCAGCAGCTTCAAGGCAATGGTCAGTTTGTCAGTAGAAATACCAGCCTGTattaatacaatgtacatgtatacttaatTTTCTTTAGACAAGTATCCTTATACGGAAAGTATGTGTCTACACCAATTTCAAACTTTCTTACTGAATTCCTTTATTTTCTACCAAAACGGAGAGTTTGGTACAGCGATTCAACAATGAATATACGAGCTGTTGCAATAGCGTTCAATTTGAATGCTCACTCTTGTATACAGTGTACGCCGCCCGATCGGATAAATCTAAGGCAACTTATTGGGAGTATCTAAGAATGACAACATTAGAAATGTACAGCTGATAACAAAAAACTGATATATTGCCCCCTTATTATCGTGTATTACGATTATTCCAAAGTTTCATGTAATGTTGGGTGGACTGTACATAGTGCTAAATTTTGTCTTTTGTCATTGGGCTAAAAAACCAGACATTCATGTTTCTTCCAAACTTAATTCTGTTCTTGCCTAATTGATAGTTTTGCTGATAGAAAATAATTTCAGGAAACTATTTAGAGTTGGTGTGTTCGCGTTTTGAAATTTTGTCACATCTGATGTTGCATATCTTTAAAACTTTACCGTATTGTACAGTTTCATCTAATCTTCTGAAGAAGAACCATTTGTCATGTTCCTCTGCTTTAACTAAACTGTTGTATTTGGATTCAGCGTCGTATCCAAAGGCCGAGAAAGTATCCCCATCTGGTTCGATCAGGACACATGTCGGtgctttaaaatgtaacatatttcAACAGTTGACGAAAGTTTTACCTTTTTGCAATAACAGTTAGAAAACTGTACTTGATAccaattgtatttgaaaatggTTTCCACTTTAAAATAAACTCCTACATATTCATCTGATATTCTACAAATATGCAGAGAAGCTAAACCAACAAATACCGTACTCTATGCCTTATAACAACAAATACAGATCGTCAACGAATAAACGTTAAAAAAGAAAGGTAActagaaatacaaaatataccaCCTCCTACATAATTGACGCTTTCCGATCGGAGGGGTGTATAATATGTACACCCCTAAAGCTTGTAATCCATACACCCCTTGTAATTGTATACCGAGAATTTATTAGTACCGAGATACACGGTAAGATATGACACTGCTAGTACGTGGGGTGTATGGGATATAAACCATTAGTGGTTTCATACCATTTAGAGAGCGAATTGATGTAAATTGATGTAATTGTACTTCATATCGGACTCGTCTTCTTGCGATAACCTTTTCGAGTGCTGAGGTATTAAACCCCCTGCTACTTGTATGAACGATAAAGTTCAAATTATATCTATGCACATTAAAGTTCCACAACTGTTTTGCCTTTGgttaaaaagatattattatttatatgaaaaaactattaaaatgctagactgcaaataaaaaatattcttcgTAATATTAGCTGCAAAAATATCACGACTTGCACATTTGCAACGTTTTGGGGGACTAAACGGCTAAACCGACGATAGAAACATGACAACCTATGTAAAGAAACCCGTTTTTCGCCCAGCATATTTCAACACAATAGATGTAAGCTCAAAAAACAAAAAGCGTTTTAAAAAGTCGAATCGATGGCTATTTTGCTTGTCGCGGTAGCAGATGATGAAATTTAACAGAGCCGCAACAATTTTGATCGATCTCAAGGTTTATTCAAACTCTTcgctttaatatattttttgacataaaCAATGTCTGTATCTAGAACACGCTGGTACGACTTTATCCATGAACAGCAGTACGAAAACGATTATGGATAAAATACCCAGGCCTAGATGAGCGGCTTAAGGTAAACAAATCGAAGAAAGTTCTCTATTGATCTATAAATAGCGTTCAGATCATGATGGTTTGAAAACTTGTATCCGGAGTAGCCTCcgatttgaaaatatatcgCTAGCGATGGAAACAAAAATGAAGCGTTTAAATTCATGATCTTCACCACATCGGTTTCCTAGAATGCCTTTAGTAAAATATCATTTGGTACACTCATTTCAAGTATATTAGGCACAATGGTCATTTAGATTATCTAAGATCGGTATCCATGCGCAACGGGCACATGTTCCCTTTCTTTGATAAAAGTACTCATTTACGTCAATATCGGAGCCAATTGAAAAACACCAAAATGCACAATTTAAGACTAAAATATCCAGAAGATGTGCCAGTTTGGAACTCACCCTCCCCCCACCCCATATCCACACTAAAACCATATTATGTTGATCAACGTAATGATGGTTCTTGTTATAGTGGAGGTGTAATAATTtactataaacaaaaatattttggttatatAAAACTCATTTCTATTAATACTAATGGATTAGTTTGGATTAAGTTAGACAAAACATTCTTCGGAacagataatgatatttatatctgTAGCTGCTACATTCCACCTGAAGATTCTAATgtctataaaaacattaattcacAATTATTCGAATTTGACTTTTTTGAATTATTGTCTAATGATATAAGGCATTATAGCCAACTTGGAGATATACTTATAACGGGAGATTTGAACTCCAGGGTAGGCCAGAGGTCagatattgtacaaaatattaatctGGACCGATTTGTTGACATGCCATTAAATGATATACCTGCtgataatttaccaaaaagatCGTCGTTTGACAATAAATCTAACGGTTTCGGAAATAAACTATTaacgtattttattgtaaatggtCGCAAAGAAGTGGGGAAATTTACTAGCTATAATCTGATCAGGAATAGATTAGCCGCTagtgttgttgattatgttATTGTCAATTATGATATGTTTCAGTTGATTGATCATTTTGAAGTGCAtgaactaaatgaattttcggACCACTGTccattacattttacaataaatctaaacaatatgaaaaattgcaatgaaaatttttcatgtgataaaattatgtGGGATGTTTCTAAAAAggaacaatttttatcaaaactaaatgATAATAAGCctcattttgataatattgttgaaaatttattaaacgattGTGTGGATTTAAACACTTGTATCAATGATTTTTCAACcttgatatatgatatatcatttgcTGTACATGGTAAAACCATTCGTATTACAGGTAACAAAAATAGTTCACCACACAGAAAACAGTCGCCTTGGTTTGATAACAACGTAAAAAGGATTTTTACAATTGTAAAAGGCTGTATACTGAAAATACTACACCTGATAacagattattatttttgaatgctAGGGCTTTGTATTGTAAAGCCAAGCGTAAAGCTAAACAAaggtatttatatattgaaaaatgtacattagcTACACTTAGCAAGACAAATGCTAGATccttttggaaatatattaataagtataaaggtaaaaaaaatacaaattctaatgacataagtattgatgaatttattcagcatttcaaaaatatgtcaaatacacCCCATCCCAGCAATTTCGATGTTAACGATTATCCTGATTCTGTGAATACTATTGAAACCAATGAATTGGATTGCGACTTCACTGTTGATGagatatgtaaaattatttcaagtCTGAAACGCAATAAGAGCTGTGACACATCTAATGTTGCTGCTGATTTTTTCATAGATTCCAAAGAATGTATTGCTCCATATTTGAccaaattatttaattacatatttcagAAGGGTGTCTATCCAGAAGCGTGGAGTAAAGGGGCTATTGTCCCAATCTTTAAAAAAGGTGATCGTTCTGATCCGGCAAATTATAGaggaataactttagttaataTTACTGCTAAGATATTCTCATTAGTTCTTAGAAATAGAATTGATAAATGGTGTGAgaacaataatgtatataatgaatcACAGTTCGGATTTAGAAATAGTCATAGTACttctgattgtatttttatcttacatgcATTAATTCAGAATACTATTCTAagcaaacataaactatattgcGCATTTGTTGATTACGAAGAAGCTTTCGATACTGTTATCCATGATGCATTGTGGGTAAAATTAGTAGAATCGGGA
This genomic stretch from Mya arenaria isolate MELC-2E11 chromosome 10, ASM2691426v1 harbors:
- the LOC128204891 gene encoding heat shock 70 kDa protein 12A-like; protein product: MLHFKAPTCVLIEPDGDTFSAFGYDAESKYNSLVKAEEHDKWFFFRRLDETVQYERSGSKGSLSSFKTGNKVVVDDAGELSISGGTVDIAVQEVAENGSMKNIYKASGGDWGGAKVDEAFVSVQGDKFKVNMSVVTFLFKTQVDAIVQHVSNLIEQSTIGGIEAIVSVGGFSKCPLLQKAIKLKFDGHKVIVPNDPDLAVLKGAVIFGHKPELINQRVSKYTYGVDMRTTFNDNVHKEAYKVIGEDEAVRCIKCFDKHIIAGQSFSFREAQVEKCYTAPTSSQTSVSISILYTLDPNPMYTTDQGCHLADTLNVAIGGSGLGRAVKVRMIYGGTEIEVEATEVATGNVQRMKTDFLS